A window of Neorhizobium galegae bv. orientalis str. HAMBI 540 genomic DNA:
AGCTCCGCTGCCGAAGATACGAGGTCGGCGAGGCTGCTGTGGCACTCTAGACGGAGAAGCGAGATGAGGTCACCGGCATCGAGCAGGCGAAGTTCCGAAGCCACCGGGCTGATTGCTTGTGCGACGATTTCTTCTCGTTCGGTGGAGTAGGTGCATTTCTTCATGACGCTCAGCGTGTCCGTTTTTTTTGCGACCGAGAGGCGTAGACCCGGTGCACGAGTTCTGCCACAGCCTTATAAAAGACTGGCGGAATGACACTATCCACCGAGACTTGCGCAAACATGGAGCGTGCCATGGGCGGATCTTCAAAAACGGGGATGCCGTTTTCCTCTGCAATTTCGCGGATCTTGAGCGCAATCAGGTCCTGCCCCTTGGCGACGACGACCGGGGCGTCGTTTTCTTCGCGCACGTATCGCAGCGCCACCGCAAAGTGAGTCGGGTTGGCGATCACCAGCGTCGCACGGGGGACGTTGTTGATCATGCGCCGGCGGGCACGGTCGCGCGCCACCGATTTCTGGCGCTGCTTGACGATCGGGTCGCCCTGCGCCTGCTTATATTCGTCCTTAACCTCCTGCTTGGTCATCTTCAGTTCGTTGTACCAGTGATACCGCGTCCAGAGCACGTCGACGACGGCAAGGATGCCCGCCGACATGACGACAACGATCACCATTCGGCGGATAATTGCGTCCAGTTTGACGAGAATGATCTGGGGATCCGAGAACATTGCGTCGAGTGAGGCGAAATATTCGCTGCGCAGCGCGAAATACATGATCACCGCCACGATCAGGATCTTGAAGATCGACTTTGCGAATTCGACGAAGCCGGGGACGCTGTAAATCCGTCCGAAGCCCTTGGTCGGTGAAACACGGGCAATCTGCGGCCGCACGCGCTCAAGGACCAGCGACGGCATGTTCTGCGCGAACGAGGAGCCAAGCCCGAAAATGATGAAGAGCAGCATCACCGGAATCAGGAATGCGGCGATGGCCCAGCCAAGATGGACGCTCAGCGAGACGACATCCGTCGAATTTTCGAGCCGCCACTGATCCGGCTGCTCGAAAAGGTCTTTCAGCGTCTCGGCCATCTTTGCGATGCCGGAGGGGAGGAAGAAGACGAGGTACACATAGAAAGCCAGGATCGAGGCGAAAAGCGGTACTTCGCGGGAGACCGGGACGTTACCCTTGTCTGCCGCTTCCGACATTCGTTTGGCGGTCGGGTTTTCTGTTTTACTGTCTTTATCGTCGTCGGACACGGCTTTGAACCAATCGGTCTTCCGGTTGCGAGGACGTGGCTCAAACGAATCGGCCGCCGCCGCTCGCGATGTTACCGCATCGCCTGCTAGTCGCTAATCGAGTCAACAAAAAGACTGTGGGTGGCCGGAGAATAACAGCGAAAGGTGGCTTGAAACGAAAACGGAGCGAGATGTTTCCCGCTCCGCTTCTTTTGTGGTGTCTCAATAGGCAGCTCAGGCCGCCTCGGCCGGCTTGTCGCCATCCTTCTTTTCTTCCTTGAGGAAGATTTGGCCGGAATTGGCGAGCCGGATCGCTTCCTGTGCGATCGCGCGGCGGGCAATCGCCACTTCGCGCGGATTGAGGTTCATGTTCTGGACCGCCAGATCGCTTTCGATCATGCGGCGCTGGCGCGGGCTGATCGCCGAGAGGACACATTCCTTGATCTCGTTGGTCGCACCGCGCAGCGCCATCGTGAGGATGTCGCCTGCGACGTCGTTGAGCAGCATGACGCGGCTGCGCTGCGGCATGAACATGAGGTCTTCGAAGAGGAAGATCTTCGGGCGGACCTTGTTGACGGACTCCTTGCTGATCGTCTCGAGGGAGCTGAGCAGGGTATCGACCTGGTTCTTGTCGAGCTCGTTCATGAGCTCGGCGACCTTGTTCGAGCCGTTCGAATTGCGCTCCGCTTCGATTGCCGCGATCAGTTCCATCACCCGGTTCTCGATGATCTGTGCTGCCTTGGGGCTGACTTCCTTCATGTTGACGGCGCGGTTCATGATATCGGCGCGGCGGCTGTCGGGAAGCTGAAGCAGGACCTTCGCGCCGAAGATCGACGGCATCTGCGAAAGAATGTAGGCGACGGTCTGAGGATGTTCACGCGACAGGAATTTGCCCACGAATGCCGGATCGGCATCCTGCAGGCGGTCCCAGATATTGGCCTGGTAATCGTCGAACGCAGTGCGGCGGCCGAGCAGGCCGTCGACTTCTTCCGGTGTCAGGCCCGCTTCGAGAATGCCCTCGATCGCTGCGGCATTGTCCATAAGGCCGGTGCCCTCGGTGAACAGGTCCTCGAACTCGTTGACGAGTTCGAGGAGTTCGTCCGGCGGGATCGCGCGCAGCGTCTGAGCACAGGCAATGATATTCTGCAGCTCGCTCTGGGTGAAATACTTGAGAAGCTTGCCAGCGACGCCCTTGCCCATAGCCAGGAGCACCGCCGCGGCCTTTTCGGCCTTGGACAGCGGTTTCGTAGATAAGGCGCTGCCACCGAAATCCTCAAAGTCCATCATGGTCTTCCTTTTCTGTCCCAAACAGGGATCAGGTTCTTCTCGTGCTCAGTACTTCCGTCAGTCTCACACCGAAGCGCGTGTCATCATTTTCCAGCACAGTGATCTCACCTTTGCCGATGCGGCGTCCGTTGACCACGATCTCAACCGGCTCGCCGATCTTCTTGTCGAGCGCGATCGTCGCACCCTCTTCGAGCGTCATCAGGCCCGAAACCTGCATGCGGCTGGTTCCGAGCACGATCTCGACGTCGATCGGGATATCCATGATCAGGTCGAGATTGGCATTGAGCGCGCTGCCCGGCTCCTGATAGGCGGCGCTGCTGGATGTCGAGCTGCCGAAATCGTTGCCGCCGAAGCTTTTTGCACCGCCAAGGCCAGCGCTACCGCCGCCGAAGCTTCCTCCGCCGCCGAACGTATCGGCCGGGGCTTCGAAGCCGCCTCCGAACGATGGGGCATCGGACGAAAAGTCGCTGGTTGCGGATGCGCCGAAATCAGCATCGAAGCCAGGCACGCCGCCGTCGGCGTCCGTCTTCAAGACGCCGCGCAGATCGTCGATAGCCTGATCCAGATCAGCATCATTGCCGAGGGGCATCAGTGAATCGTCATCGGTGAGAGGTGTCTTCTTCGTAGCCATGCGGTGATTATTCCCGTTGAAACTTGCGTCAGCCTGCCTTTGCGAAAACGCCGGCGGCAGGCTCGCCGCGGATCTAGCCTATCAGGTGCTGGAGGATCTCGTCGTCCGTGCTGATGTTATCCTTTACGCGGACTGTATACCGCTCGCCGGACCGCCCGAATTCGCAAGAGTACATATCCCGGCCGTTGGCACTGACCTGAACCTGGACATCGCGCTTGTCCTGGAAAGCGATCACGTCGCCGGCGGCGAGCCGCGAGATCGTCCCGAGCGTCAGCTTCTGCAACCGGATACGGGCCTCGAGGGTCACATGCGAACGGCGGACTTGGTCATTCATGCGGTCCGTCCATTCTTGCTTGGCCTTGACTTGAGCCTTCGCCCGCGGAGCGGTGACTTTGGTCTTCAGGAAGGCACGTTGAGGGATGACCAGGGCAAATTCGGACATGACCGAGCCGAGCTCGAATGCCATACGGATGGAGACCCCGAATTCCGGGCGTGCCAGATCATCCGATTTCGGCCTGTCCTCGGCGTTATGGGGTCGTTCAAGGTTTGCTTCGAACCCTCCCTGCGAATTGACGCCGGAGCGCAGCACGTTGGCGATCCGCTCGAAAACCATCGCCGCGAGGTCGAGCTCGATATCCGAGAGCGGACGTTCGATCGGCTGCATGATCGTGTCGGCTGCCGAGCCCAGCATCAATTCCATGAGTGCAATCACGAAGCTGTTGCCGCAACCGAGCACGAAATTCGGGGACCAGTTGCGCAAGGATCCGTCGGAAAGCGCAAACCCATCGCCCAGATCGGTGATGAGGTCGGTCATCAGGCCGGACGTGCAGCTCACATAAGAGACGCCGATCCGGATGCCCGTTTCGCTGTGGAAGACGTCTGGCAGGAATTCCGCGTAGAGTTGCGCGAATTCGCTGCTGATCTTCTCGACGGTTTTCTTGTCGCCGAGACCCCCGGTCAGTTTTGCGAGGAGCGCCAGGTCCATGCCCGACGCCGGTGATTGGTTTGCTTGGTTCGACGTCATCATGCCGCCTTTTCTCCACCAGGATTCATCATTTCCTGCTCGACCGAGTCGATCGAGGGCCGTTCTTTGTTGGAAATAGTCTTACGTCCGTATTCGAGCGCAACCTGCGGCACGGAGCCGTTCATGTAGGCAAGCAGGGTCTGCTTGACGATGATGTACAGGCGGTGCTGCTTGGTGCGGACGATCTTGATCTGCGAGGTCAGCGGGTTGCAGACCGAATAGGACAGGAAGATACCGAGCATCGTGCCGACGAGAGCCGCACCGATGAGACCGCCGAGAACTTCCGGCGATTCGTTGATCTTGCCCATCGCCTTGATAACCCCGAGAACGGCGGCGACGATACCGATGGCCGGGAAGGAATCCCCCATCGCGGTGATCGCATGATAAGGCTTCATCTTGTCGGAGAGCATCGTGTTGATTTCTTCGTCCATCAGCGCCTCGATCTCGTGGGAGCGGGCGTTGCCGATGATGATGAGGCGCACGTAGTCGCAGATGAAGGCGGTCAGTTCCTTGTTCTTCAGGACCGTCGGAGCAGTCTGGAAGATCGGCGATTCATCCGGATTGTCGATATGGGCTTCGATTTCGTTGCGCGACTTGGTTCTGAGGTCGCGCATCAGTGAATAGAGCACGCCGAGAACGTCGAGGTAGTTGCGCTCCTTCGGTACGGCATTCTTGAAGGCTTCTCCAAGCGCCTTGCCGCTATCCTTCACCACCTTCATCGGGTTGGCCATGATGAAGCCGCCAAGACCGGCGCCGCCGATGATCATGAGCTCGAAAGGCTGGATGAGAACGTTGATATGGCCACCCATGGCCATGAAGCCGCCGAGAATACAGCCAACGGTGATGACAAAGCCGATAATAATATTCATCGCGTACCTGTGCCCGATCGTTTTCGTTTGTCTTGGGGATAAGGCTTCTGGCTTGCGTGAGGCTGGCTGTGAAGACGGTAATAAAAGCGGGTGCCGAACAGCTTCGCACAAGTCTTCAGGCCTAGTTCTGCCTAGGATCGGACCGGATTGCCGGCTCCGCAGCGACGTTCGCCGCTTCCGCGGACTTAGGTAGAGCTACCGTGATCACGACCTACACCAGCTACGCAATGATCAGTCGCGACATGTCGAAGTCGCTGGAGCGTGTCGCCGAAAAGCCGGAAGTTGCGCGCGAGACCGAATATTATCTCTCCAAGATCGGCAGTATCAAAAACATCGACGACTTCATGGCCGATACGCGTCTCTATAATTACGCGCTGAAGGCACACGGTCTCGAGGATATGGGCTACGCGAAGGCATTGATCCGCAAGGTCCTGACGGAAGGCACCGACAACAAGGCCGATTTCGCCAACCAGCTGTCCGACAGCCGTTATGCGCAACTGGTCGAATCCCTGAACTTCGCAGCTTTCGGTACGACCGCCACGTCGTTCGACAAGGCCCAGAAAGGCGTCGTCGACAAGTTCCAGCGCCAGACGCTGGAAGAGGATGCCGGTGCCGACAATATGGGCGTTCGGCTGGCTCTCTACTTTGAGCGCACTGCGCCGACGATCAAGTCCGGCATGGAAGTCCTGGCCGACGACGCGCTTTCGGAAGTCATGCGCACCGCGCTTGGCATGCCGGATGAGATGATCGGCGCCGACCTCGACCGTCAGGCCAAGTACATCGAAGACATGGTCAAGATCGAGGATTTCCAGGATCCGACCAAGGTCAACAAGTTCCTCGAGCGGTTCACGGCCATGTGGGAGATCAGCAATCCCACCGACACTTATGACCCGCTCGCCGTCTTCAATTCCCCCGCGTCGAGCGGGATTTCAACAGATCTTCTGATCTCGATCAACAATCTGAAACTCGGAGGCAAATGATATGCAGTCCGGACTTTACGTCGGCATCTCTTCCCAGATCGCGCTTGAGCGTCGCTTGAACACGATCGCCGACAACATGGCCAACATGAACACCGTCGGCTTCCGCTCCACGGAGGTCAAGTTCGACGAGGTTCTGAGCAAGACCCAGAACGATATCGGCGCAAAGGTCGCGTTCGTCACCCAAGGCAACGACTATCTGTCGACGCGTACGGGTGAAATGCAGCGCACGGGCAACCCGCTCGACTTTGCGATCAAGGGTGATGCCTGGTTCTCGATCGACACGCCTGCCGGCAAGGTATTGACCCGTGACGGCCGTTTCACCATGGATGAGCTCGGCCAGCTCCGCTCGATCCGCGGTTATGCGGTCCTCGATGCAGGCGGCGCGCCGATCCAGCTCAACCGTGACGGCGGTCCTCCGACCGTCGGCTCCGACGGCATCATTCGTCAGAACGAACAACCAGTGGCCAGCCTCGGTCTGTTCACGGCTGATGTCACCAAGGGCTTCGTTCGTCACGACAACTCCGGCGTCATCAC
This region includes:
- a CDS encoding FliM/FliN family flagellar motor switch protein gives rise to the protein MTSNQANQSPASGMDLALLAKLTGGLGDKKTVEKISSEFAQLYAEFLPDVFHSETGIRIGVSYVSCTSGLMTDLITDLGDGFALSDGSLRNWSPNFVLGCGNSFVIALMELMLGSAADTIMQPIERPLSDIELDLAAMVFERIANVLRSGVNSQGGFEANLERPHNAEDRPKSDDLARPEFGVSIRMAFELGSVMSEFALVIPQRAFLKTKVTAPRAKAQVKAKQEWTDRMNDQVRRSHVTLEARIRLQKLTLGTISRLAAGDVIAFQDKRDVQVQVSANGRDMYSCEFGRSGERYTVRVKDNISTDDEILQHLIG
- the fliN gene encoding flagellar motor switch protein FliN is translated as MATKKTPLTDDDSLMPLGNDADLDQAIDDLRGVLKTDADGGVPGFDADFGASATSDFSSDAPSFGGGFEAPADTFGGGGSFGGGSAGLGGAKSFGGNDFGSSTSSSAAYQEPGSALNANLDLIMDIPIDVEIVLGTSRMQVSGLMTLEEGATIALDKKIGEPVEIVVNGRRIGKGEITVLENDDTRFGVRLTEVLSTRRT
- the fliG gene encoding flagellar motor switch protein FliG, with amino-acid sequence MMDFEDFGGSALSTKPLSKAEKAAAVLLAMGKGVAGKLLKYFTQSELQNIIACAQTLRAIPPDELLELVNEFEDLFTEGTGLMDNAAAIEGILEAGLTPEEVDGLLGRRTAFDDYQANIWDRLQDADPAFVGKFLSREHPQTVAYILSQMPSIFGAKVLLQLPDSRRADIMNRAVNMKEVSPKAAQIIENRVMELIAAIEAERNSNGSNKVAELMNELDKNQVDTLLSSLETISKESVNKVRPKIFLFEDLMFMPQRSRVMLLNDVAGDILTMALRGATNEIKECVLSAISPRQRRMIESDLAVQNMNLNPREVAIARRAIAQEAIRLANSGQIFLKEEKKDGDKPAEAA
- the motA gene encoding flagellar motor stator protein MotA; protein product: MNIIIGFVITVGCILGGFMAMGGHINVLIQPFELMIIGGAGLGGFIMANPMKVVKDSGKALGEAFKNAVPKERNYLDVLGVLYSLMRDLRTKSRNEIEAHIDNPDESPIFQTAPTVLKNKELTAFICDYVRLIIIGNARSHEIEALMDEEINTMLSDKMKPYHAITAMGDSFPAIGIVAAVLGVIKAMGKINESPEVLGGLIGAALVGTMLGIFLSYSVCNPLTSQIKIVRTKQHRLYIIVKQTLLAYMNGSVPQVALEYGRKTISNKERPSIDSVEQEMMNPGGEKAA
- a CDS encoding DUF1217 domain-containing protein translates to MITTYTSYAMISRDMSKSLERVAEKPEVARETEYYLSKIGSIKNIDDFMADTRLYNYALKAHGLEDMGYAKALIRKVLTEGTDNKADFANQLSDSRYAQLVESLNFAAFGTTATSFDKAQKGVVDKFQRQTLEEDAGADNMGVRLALYFERTAPTIKSGMEVLADDALSEVMRTALGMPDEMIGADLDRQAKYIEDMVKIEDFQDPTKVNKFLERFTAMWEISNPTDTYDPLAVFNSPASSGISTDLLISINNLKLGGK
- the flgF gene encoding flagellar basal-body rod protein FlgF, which encodes MQSGLYVGISSQIALERRLNTIADNMANMNTVGFRSTEVKFDEVLSKTQNDIGAKVAFVTQGNDYLSTRTGEMQRTGNPLDFAIKGDAWFSIDTPAGKVLTRDGRFTMDELGQLRSIRGYAVLDAGGAPIQLNRDGGPPTVGSDGIIRQNEQPVASLGLFTADVTKGFVRHDNSGVITVDTPQPVLEGIKNSVVQGYIEGANVNGISEMTQLIQVNRAFESISSLMRDSETSLDAAIKTLGGSNA
- the flhB gene encoding flagellar biosynthesis protein FlhB, which gives rise to MSDDDKDSKTENPTAKRMSEAADKGNVPVSREVPLFASILAFYVYLVFFLPSGIAKMAETLKDLFEQPDQWRLENSTDVVSLSVHLGWAIAAFLIPVMLLFIIFGLGSSFAQNMPSLVLERVRPQIARVSPTKGFGRIYSVPGFVEFAKSIFKILIVAVIMYFALRSEYFASLDAMFSDPQIILVKLDAIIRRMVIVVVMSAGILAVVDVLWTRYHWYNELKMTKQEVKDEYKQAQGDPIVKQRQKSVARDRARRRMINNVPRATLVIANPTHFAVALRYVREENDAPVVVAKGQDLIALKIREIAEENGIPVFEDPPMARSMFAQVSVDSVIPPVFYKAVAELVHRVYASRSQKKRTR